Genomic window (Heliomicrobium gestii):
GTGAATGAACCGCTTCAGGATGCCGCTCACGATGGGACCACGCCAGATCAGCGGGAGCTCTTCCTGTCCCGTGAACAGCCCCATCGAGATCATTTTCACTCCCCAGGCTGTCACAGGCTCCAGCACTTCCCCATTGAAATCGGCCGGCGCGATCGTCCCGACGCCCAATAGACGGCATACGCTGTAGCCCAGGATATCTGCGTCGAGGAGGCCGACCCGATAGCCGGAACGGGCCAGCGCAACGGCGAGGTTGACGGTGACGGTGGACTTGCCGACACCCCCTTTCCCGCTCCCAACGGCGATAACAGGGGTTTCGCGCCATCGTTCAGACAATTGAATCCCCTCCGTATCCATCCACCATTATCAGTAGTGTTTCCATGTATCTAGTGACATAGTATCACTACTAAAAAACCATGTCAATGCCATCGCTGGGGTAATTTGTATCTCCACCCATGAATGCGCCACTGCGCGCCTGAGATGACGGCCAGGGCCCAATGGCGCTGTCAACGGGCATTTGCCTTCGAGCACCATGGGGCGACTGAATGATGGGTTAGGATAGTGGGTTAGAGATGGTGGGTTTGATTGGTCGATTCGAATGATCGATTTGATGGGGGATTTGAAGGTGACTCGGAAACTCAACTGGGAAAGCACGGAAAAAGGACCGTCACACCTGGCAATGCCCGCTGGTGTAACGGTCCTCTTCATTTACAGAATGGCGAACGGGTGCTCAATGGGCGAAGGCTCGCCGGCTAACCCACTTACGCCGATGGGGGCGTGCGCATTTCTTCCAGATAGGCCCGGATAGCGGCGGCATCATCGAGGGCGAGCGCGGCGTCCCGCAGCGACCGGGCCTCGGCGGTGGAGAGGCGACGGATGACCGCCTTGACCCGCGGAATCGACGGAGCGCTCATGCTCAGTTCGTCGATGCCCATGCCGACCAGAAGGGGCGTCGCCAGGGGATCGCCGGCCATCTCGCCGCACATGCCCACCCAGATCCCCTGCCGGCGCGCCGCCTGGATGGTGGCGTCGATGAGCCGGAGCACAGCGGGATGAAAGTGGCTGTACAGGGACGCCACCTTCGCGTTGCCCCGATCGACCGCAAGGGTGTACTGGACGAGATCATTCGTGCCGATGCTGAAGAAATCACAGGCCGGCGCCAAGAGGTGCGCCGTGGCGGCAGCCGCCGGGGTCTCGATCATGATGCCGACGGGGACATGGGCGGCAAATGGGCGCCCCTCCGCGGTCAGTTCCGTCGCCGCCTCGGCCACAAGGGCGCGGGCCTGGCGAATTTCGCCGGCGCTGATCACCATGGGGAGCATAATGGCCACTTTTCCATGGCAACCGGCCCGGAGGATGGCCTTTACCTGAGTCCGGAACAGTTCGGTCCGTTCCAGGCTGATGCGGATGGCCCGCCAGCCCAAAAAGGGGTTGTGCTCTTTGGCGATTGCCAGGTGGGGGAGGGGCTTGTCGCCGCCGATGTCAAGGGTGCGGATGACACAGATGTGACCGCCGCAGCCCTCGGCCGCCTGGCGATAGGCGAGAAACTGCTCCTCTTCGCTCGGAAAGGTGTCCCGCCCCATAAAGAGAAACTCGCTGCGAAACAGGCCGACGCCTTCGGCCCCCAGCGCCCGGGCATTCTCCACCTCGCCCGGCACGCCGATGTTGGCCGCCAGTTGGACCGTCACCCCGTCCCGGGTGACAGCCGGCAAGGCGGCCTCCGCCAAATCCCGCTGCCGTCGCTCCGCCTGCTCGGCGATCCGCGCAAGGGCGGCGTGGCGCTCCGGCGCAGGGGGCGACAGGCTCACCTCGCCCGTTGCGCCGTCGACGATAACCTCCGCCCCGTCGGGGATCTGCTCTAGGGCATCACCGAGGCCGACGACGGTGACAATCCCCCGGGCTTTGGCGATGATGACAGCATGAGAGGTGGTGCTCCCTTGTCCCAGGAGCAGGGCTTGCAGTCGCCCCGGCGGGTAGGCGGCCACCACGGAGGGCTCGATATCGGGTGCGCAGAGTACAACAGCGCTCGCTGCGCCATGAGAGTCTTGGACGTTTTGCGCGTCTTGCGCGCCATCGTCCGGCGTCTCGGGCGGTTCGACGTTCTCGCGATCCACACCGAGCAGCAGCCCGGCGACGCGGCGGCCAATGTCCCGGACGTCGGCCGCCCGCTCCCGCAGATAGGGATCATCGAGGGACGCAAACAATCCGGCATAGGCTTCACAGGCTTCGATCACCGCCGGGGGAGCGCCTATGCCCTCCCGGATTTTTTCCCCAATGCCTTCGATCAGTCCCGGGTCATCGAGCATCAGCAAATGGGCGTCCATAATGGCGGCCAGGGTGTCGTCAACGGCCGGACCGGAGCGGATCGCCAGCAACTGGCCTTTTGCGCCAGCGAGCGCACGCTCCAGCCTGGCCGCCTCTTCGTCAACGGTTCCGGGAACATAGCGGTCCAACCATGCCGTCAAGTCCTGAGCCGGACGCTTGATCCGGCCCAGGGCGACACCGGTCACCACGCCTCTGCCAATCAAGGTTGTCACCGCCGCTCCCTACCCTTCGCCGAATTTGCTCTCAACCAGCGCCTGCAAGGCGGCCAAGCATTCGGCTTCGTCTTCGCCGTCGGCGGACACCGTAAAGGCGGCGCCGTGTTTCAGTCCCAGGGTCATGACGTTCAAAATACTCTTGGCATCGGCGGTCTTGCCGCCGGCGATGATCCGGACTTTGCTTTTAAACCGGGCGGCTGTCTGGACAAACTGGGCCGCCGGCCGCGCGTGCAGGCCCGTGGGATTCGTCAGGACCAGCTGAATCTCGGTCAACGGAAACACCCCCCTCGGGCTTGGTAAATTGGAATGGAACGGCATGCTCGCCCTCGTTGCATAGCAAACATCATTACGTAACGAACATCATCACGTAGCAAAAGTCGTTACCCGACTGAAGTTGTCTAGGCAACACAAGACAGCGATACCGCTTGGCTTAAAACTACAGAATCTTGCGCATCTCCCGGGCGCCTTCGGCGGTGGCGAGCACCTGTTCCAGCAGGCTGCCGACAGATGCCTCGACAACGGCGCTGATGGCCCCTTCCAGGATCGGCGCGTCGGCGACGCGGACCTTCGCCCGCATCGATTCGTCGAGCAGTTCCAGGGCCATGTCGGTGCTGAGGACGGCGCTGCCCAGATCGACGAGAACGAGCACGCCGTCGTCGCTCCAGGCGGCCTGAATGGCTTCACTCACCCGGACGGCGTCGGTGCCGATGGACCCGTCGGCCATGCCGCCGGCGGCCAGGATTTTTTGATCGGCCCTTGCCATCTGACCGGCCAGGTCACAGATGCCCTCGGCGACTTTGGCGCTGTGGGAGACGATCACGATGCCAACCATGCCGCGCCTCCTTTACTGCGCCTTGCGGCAAAAATCGGTGATGGTGGCGAGGAGGATCGTGGACGACGTGGCGCCAGGATCTTGATGCCCTAGGCTCCGTTCGCCGAGGTAACTGGCCCGCCCCTTGGTGGCGATGATGGTCTTGGTAAAGGCCACACCCTGCCGGGCCGCTTCGGTGGCTGCTTCCAGGCAGTCGACGAGCGGCTTTTGGGCCTCCAAACTCTCGACAAAGGCGTCAAAGGCCGGTTCGAGGGCGTCGAGCATCGTCTTCTCGCCCCGGGCGGCTTTCCCCCGGTCCTTGATCCCCTGGATGGCGGCGGCCAGCATCTGTTTGACCGTCTCACCGTCCAGCTCTGTCTTGCCTTGGGCCGCCCCGGCGGCGCGCATGAAGGCCGTGCCGTAGAGGGGGCCTGACGCGCCGCCGACAGTGGAAATCAAGGTCATGCCGGTCGTCTTCAGCAGGGCGCCGATGTCGGCGCCGGGCGCGGCGGTCACCTTCGCCCGCACCGCTTCGACGCCGCGGGCCATGTTGATGCCGTGGTCGGCGTCGCCGATGGCGGCGTCGAGCGAGGTCAGAAACTCTTTATTTTCCACGATGGCGTCTGCCACCGCCCCGATCAGGTCAATCGCTCGGTTGTTCAACCGGGTCACCTCCATAAGCGCCGGGTCTGCGCCGGCTCGATGGGAAACAGGGACTGGCGCAGGCAGCGGAAACGCCGTTGCCCGTCGGTTGCGCCTGCGTCCACAGGTTTTCAGCCGACCGCTTCGGCATTTCGCCGGCGCCGACGCCAGCCGCAAAACAATCGTTGTGGTTAGAACTGCACCAAGGCCGGCGTGTCGGCGGGAGCCAGCAGCAGTTCTTTCAGTTCGGCGTCCAGCTTCAGCAGTGTGATGGAGAAGCCGGCCATCTCCAGGGAGGTCATGTAGTTGCCCACAAAGGTCTTGGCGATCTGGATGCCTTTGCCGCCGAGGACCTCAGCCACCTTGCGGTTGACCACATAGAGTTCCATCAAGGGGGTGGCGCCGAGGCCGTTCACCAGGACGGCCACTTCGTCGCCGGCGGCGGGGGCCATGTCGGCCAGGATCTTATCGAGCAGGTGGGCCGCCGTTTGATCGGCGCTGCCGATGGCTTCGCGGTGGGTGCCCGGCTCGCCGTGGATGCCCATGCCGATCTCCACTTCATCTTCGGCCAGGGTGAAGCTTGGTTTGCCCGCCGCCGGCACGGTGCAAGGCGAGAGGGCCATGCCCATGGAGCGCACATTGGCGACCACTTTGTCGGCGACCGCTTTGACTTCTTCCAGGCTGGCGCCCGTTTCCGCCTTGGCGCCGGCGATCTTATGGACGAAGACGGTGCCGGCGATGCCGCGGCGGCCCGTGGTCCAAGTGCTGTTTTCGACGGCCACGTCGTCGTTGACGACGACCTTGGCCACCTTAATGTTTTCGGCTTCGGCCATCTCGGCGGCCATTTCGAAGTTCATGATGTCGCCGGTATAGTTTTTGATCACCAGCAGGACGCCTTTGCCGCTGTCAACGGCCTTGACGGCCTCATAGACCTGGTCGGGCGTCGGAGAGGTGAAAACAGCGCCGGCCACCGCGCCGTCGAGCATGCCGCGACCGACAAAGCCGCCGTGGGACGGTTCATGACCGCTGCCGCCGCCGCTGACCAGGGCAACCTTGCCGGCAACCGGGGCGTTGGCCCGGACGATGACGTCGAACCCTTCGACCCGCTTCACATATTGGGGATGGGCGAGAACGATGCCCTGGAGCATTTCTTCGACGACCTGTTCCGCGTTGTTGATGACCTTTTTCACTGTCATCCGCCTCCATGTTTTTTTATTTTTGTCGCAGGGCGGGGGGTAGGAGCGCCTTGTCTCCTGAGAAAAATCGTCGCCCGGCACACCTTGTCATTTGTTATTGCAAGAATCATGCCAACGAGTCGATTGCCTCGGGAGGCATTTGATTTTGTATCGAAAACCGGCGCACCGACGGCATCGCCGCGAGCCGCCTACGCCGCGCCCCTCGCGCATGGACGGGGCCTTTGCCGATCGATCGTCCCCTGAAGCCCGGCGCGCTCCGACCATTCGCCGGCTCGGTTCCCGGCGACGACATCCGCTTTCACGGGTGCTTTGTCGCAACCCGCCAAGGCCGAAAGGGCCCTCATTGGGAAAAAGTATCAACAGCAGGCTCAACCGTTGATACTTTTTCCCATCCCCTCTTCTTTTTCCCCAATCCACCGGTCGCCACCACTCTTTTCGATGCCAAACTTGCGCGCCTTGGCCGCCACCGTTTTATGGGTCAGGCCCAGGGCCTTGGCGGCGGCGTTGTAGCTGCCGTGCCGGCGCAAGGCGAGGGTGATGATCTGCTGTTCATACTCTTCCCAGGTCAGCAGCGGCGCATGGATCGCTTCCCCCTCTGCTTCCCCATCGGTAACTTTCCCCTTTGCGACGGTGACGGCCTCCCCCGTCAGAGCGCCGCTATGTAATGGAAGGGCGCTCTCCACCGTAGAAACAGAGGTGGCCGTTGGCTCCTCTTCGCCCCCCCGCTCTTGCAGGTATGTGGGCAGGTCTGCCCGGGTGATCCAGGGGCCGTCGCTCAAGGTGACCACCCGCTCGATCAGGTTGGCCAATTCCCGCACGTTTCCCGGCCAGGCGTAGGTCATCAAGGCCGCCAAGGCGTCACTGCCAAGGCCGAGGATCGCCTTGCCCTGTTCCCGTCCGGCTGCTTCGAGGAAGTGTTCCACCAGCAGGGGGATGTCCTCTCGGCGCTCGCGCAGCGGCGGCAGGAGAATGGGGATGACGTTCAGCCGGTAGTAGAGGTCTTCGCGAAAGCGGCCTTCGGCCACCAACTTTTCGAGATCCTGATTGGTGGCGGCAATGATCTTCACGTCGACCTTGAAGGTCTCCTCGCCGCCGACGCGGCTGACCTCTTTTTGCTGCAGCACGCGGAGCAGCTTGGCTTGCATGCCCTTGTCCATCTCGCCGATCTCATCGAGAAAGAGCGTGCCCCGGTGGGCCAGTTCGAATTTGCCCAGCTTGCGTTTGATGGCGCCGGTGAAGGCCCCCTTTTCGTGACCGAAGAGTTCGCTCTCCAAAAGGGTCTCCGGGATGGCGGCGCAGTTGACGCGGATGTAGGGACCCTTGGCCCGCGGCCCCGACTCGTGGATGCCTTCGGCGACCAGTTCCTTGCCGGTGCCGCTCTCCCCCCGGATGAGCACCGTCGACGGCCCTTCGGCCGCTTTTTCGGCCATGGCCAATGCGTCGCGCACCTTCCCGCTCTGGCCGATGAAACGCGCGAAGGCCCCGGCGGATTTTTTCGTCCGCCGCAGTTCCGCTTCAAGGTACTCGGCGCGGGCGGCCATGCGATTCAGTTTTTCCGCCAGCGACTGGGCGTCGGTTAAGGTCTTGACGATCGACACGACGCCCGTCACCGCGCCGTCGACGATGATGGGGTAGGCGTCGGCGACGACGGTCATCTCGCCGGTCTTTTGGGCCACATGGCCGAGGACGGGCCGGCCCGTGTCGAGCGCCTGCCGCCGCGCCCCCTTCGGCGAGATCACCCGCACATCCTGCCCGATCAGATCGTCCCGGCGGCCGTTGACGATGCGGGCGTAGGCAGGGTTGACATAGGAGACGCGGCCCTCCCGGTCAACAACGCAGATGCCGTCCTGCACCGACTCGAGGATCAGTTGCAGCCGTTCTTTCAGTTCCTTGACGTCCTGCAGTTCGTGGGTCACTTTCTCCAGCGCCGAGATGTCTTCAAAGACGGCGACAGCGCCCTTGATCTGGCCGTCGTCGACGATGGGCGTCCGGTTGGTGAGGATGACGGCGCCGCCGATCACCTGCCGCCGACCGAGTTCCGGCTGTCCTGTCCCGCTGACGATGTGCATGCGTGAACCAGGAATGGCGTCAACGGCCTTCCGGCCGAGCACATCGCCGGCCCGCAGGCCCATGATCCGCTCCGCCGCCGGGTTGAAGACGGTGACCACATCCTGGGCGTCGGTGACGATCAATCCGTCGGCCATGCTGGAAAAAACCTGCCCGGCCGTCAGAGCGCTGTCCTGCAAGAGGTTGTCGATCTGGTGCTGGATCTGATCATCGGAAACGGCAAAATCGCTTTCGAGAAAGCGGACGAGTTCTTTCACGGCCAGATCGGCCGGGGCTGCATCACCGGCAGGCCTATCCCTGCCCGATCCGCTCGCACCCGCTCCATTCGTGACCGCTGCGTTCTTGGTCGTTCCCTCCCCGCGAGACCCGTCGCCGCAGCGGCCATCAACGGAAGGGGGGATACGTTCCTCTTTCGCCACTTCCGGCGCTCTCGCCGACACCCAGAGGGCGTCGCCGGGCTGCACGGCCAGTGCGATCAGTTGCAGCAATGTGGTGGCCGGTATGGGCGGGCGATCGCGGTGACGCAGATAGAGCGCCACCTGGTGCCGGGATTGCAGTTCGCTCGATTTTTGCACGATCATGGCGGCCACACGAGCGTGGAGGCCCTTTTCATGGCGGATGATCGCTTTTGTCTCATTGGTTAGGGAATAATGGGGCTTGGTCAAGGATGTCATCCTCCCCCTGGACTACCGCAGTTGCGTTTGTCGTTACATTCTTTTTCTATTTTTTTCGGACAGATCCTCTCCTCGCATTCTCGTTTTGGACATAGTAAAGACCGGGGTGCCTTTGTCTATGGAGTATCTGGCAGTTACCGTCAGAATCGTCACCATCCTGGGACTTCTGCTCGTTCTCACCTTGCTGACAGGCCGGAGAAAGATCGGTGAATTGCCCGTCTTTGACTTCCTTGTCGTCATCACCATCGGCTCCATCGTCGGCGCCGACATCGCCGAGCCTCCTGTAAACCACCTGCCGACGGTGTACGCGGTCATCCTGGTCATTCTAATACAAACGACCTTCAGTTACCTGTCGATGAAGTATCGCCCCTTTGGCCGCCTCATCAACTTTGAACCCATCGTGGTCATCGAAAACGGCCAATTCGTCAAAGCTAACCTCCGGAAGCTGCGGTACACCGTCGACAACGTGCTCATGATGCTGCGGGAAGAGGGGATCTTCGACCTGAGGGACGTGGAGTTTGCCATCATCGAATCAACAGGGCGGCTCAGCGTGTTGAAAAAATCGCAAAAACAGCCCCTCACGCCGCGCGATCTGCAGATCCACACAGGCTACCAGGGGCTCTCCATTCCCGTTATCACGGAAGGAAACGTCGATGACATCGCCCTGCTCCGACTGGGCCTAAGCCGCGACTGGCTGGCATCCCAACTCAACGCCCAGGGGATCCTTTCTGAAAAGGACGTCTTTTTCGCCACCGTCAACAGCGATGGTTCCCTCTACGCGTCGAAGGGACGGGAGCACCTCAATCCCGCTCACCTCTTTCACCAATAACAATAGCAGACCCCGTAAACCATCTTCTCTTCGCCCATACTAACCAAGGAGGTGACCGAGTGGACAAAGCCAAGATGGAACCCAACGACGTCAGCCGCGGCATCGGCATGGAACGAGCCGAATCCTTTCCCGACGAACAGGTGGGCGACCTGGAAAAGCTCAACCAAAGCTACCTGCCCCCTTCCCTCCACCCCGTCACGCCGCAAAACAACGAGATGAACCTGAGGCGAAAATAAGGCATTCGCACAGGATGGACACAGACCCAAAAGACGCCGCCCGTCATGGGCCGCGTCTTTTTTCCCTATACCACATCTTTCGTATTGATTCTAAATATTAAAAATATTAGAACTAAAACAGTTGCGTTTTTTTGACAAAAATCTGCGAAGGACTTCCCGGCTCAGATGAAGAAGTAATAACGTTACAAAAATCGCATTACATAAAGAGACACAACCGTAACAGTGTCACAAAAGAAGCGATAGAAGCGTCACTAAAAAGAACTTGGCAAAAATGCAGGCGCAGGAGGCATGCCACAATGAGACAAATTAAACACAAGATCATGGCCGCGATCATGCTCACCACCTTCTTGTTAACGGCCATCCTCGGCGGAACGACCCTCTTGGGGATTTATAATTCCGCCCACTCGGAAGTGGCCAACCGGCGCGCCCAACTGTACGCGCAGTATGACGGCATGATCAAAAGCCAGGTCGACCAGGCCGTCGGTGTGCTGCTTTACGCCTACAACAAGCAACAGACAGGGGAACTGACGGAGGCGCAGGCGAAAAAGTTGGCCACTGACCTGATCAAAACCTTCCGCTACGGCGACAAGCAGGACGGCTACTTCTGGATCGACGCCCTCGACTGCACCCTTATCGCCCATCCCATGCTGGCCAACCAGGAAGGGTCCAACCGCAAAAACAGCCAGGATCCCAAAGGCGTCTACATCATCCAGGAAGTGATCGCCGCCGCCCAGGGTAAGAACGACGGTTTCTCCAATTTTCTCTGGGAAAAGCCGCAGGATGTGGGCTCCGGCAATCTGACACCGAAACGA
Coding sequences:
- the ptsP gene encoding phosphoenolpyruvate--protein phosphotransferase is translated as MTTLIGRGVVTGVALGRIKRPAQDLTAWLDRYVPGTVDEEAARLERALAGAKGQLLAIRSGPAVDDTLAAIMDAHLLMLDDPGLIEGIGEKIREGIGAPPAVIEACEAYAGLFASLDDPYLRERAADVRDIGRRVAGLLLGVDRENVEPPETPDDGAQDAQNVQDSHGAASAVVLCAPDIEPSVVAAYPPGRLQALLLGQGSTTSHAVIIAKARGIVTVVGLGDALEQIPDGAEVIVDGATGEVSLSPPAPERHAALARIAEQAERRQRDLAEAALPAVTRDGVTVQLAANIGVPGEVENARALGAEGVGLFRSEFLFMGRDTFPSEEEQFLAYRQAAEGCGGHICVIRTLDIGGDKPLPHLAIAKEHNPFLGWRAIRISLERTELFRTQVKAILRAGCHGKVAIMLPMVISAGEIRQARALVAEAATELTAEGRPFAAHVPVGIMIETPAAAATAHLLAPACDFFSIGTNDLVQYTLAVDRGNAKVASLYSHFHPAVLRLIDATIQAARRQGIWVGMCGEMAGDPLATPLLVGMGIDELSMSAPSIPRVKAVIRRLSTAEARSLRDAALALDDAAAIRAYLEEMRTPPSA
- a CDS encoding HPr family phosphocarrier protein, producing the protein MFPLTEIQLVLTNPTGLHARPAAQFVQTAARFKSKVRIIAGGKTADAKSILNVMTLGLKHGAAFTVSADGEDEAECLAALQALVESKFGEG
- the dhaM gene encoding dihydroxyacetone kinase phosphoryl donor subunit DhaM; its protein translation is MVGIVIVSHSAKVAEGICDLAGQMARADQKILAAGGMADGSIGTDAVRVSEAIQAAWSDDGVLVLVDLGSAVLSTDMALELLDESMRAKVRVADAPILEGAISAVVEASVGSLLEQVLATAEGAREMRKIL
- the dhaL gene encoding dihydroxyacetone kinase subunit DhaL; translation: MEVTRLNNRAIDLIGAVADAIVENKEFLTSLDAAIGDADHGINMARGVEAVRAKVTAAPGADIGALLKTTGMTLISTVGGASGPLYGTAFMRAAGAAQGKTELDGETVKQMLAAAIQGIKDRGKAARGEKTMLDALEPAFDAFVESLEAQKPLVDCLEAATEAARQGVAFTKTIIATKGRASYLGERSLGHQDPGATSSTILLATITDFCRKAQ
- the dhaK gene encoding dihydroxyacetone kinase subunit DhaK codes for the protein MKKVINNAEQVVEEMLQGIVLAHPQYVKRVEGFDVIVRANAPVAGKVALVSGGGSGHEPSHGGFVGRGMLDGAVAGAVFTSPTPDQVYEAVKAVDSGKGVLLVIKNYTGDIMNFEMAAEMAEAENIKVAKVVVNDDVAVENSTWTTGRRGIAGTVFVHKIAGAKAETGASLEEVKAVADKVVANVRSMGMALSPCTVPAAGKPSFTLAEDEVEIGMGIHGEPGTHREAIGSADQTAAHLLDKILADMAPAAGDEVAVLVNGLGATPLMELYVVNRKVAEVLGGKGIQIAKTFVGNYMTSLEMAGFSITLLKLDAELKELLLAPADTPALVQF
- a CDS encoding sigma 54-interacting transcriptional regulator; this encodes MTKPHYSLTNETKAIIRHEKGLHARVAAMIVQKSSELQSRHQVALYLRHRDRPPIPATTLLQLIALAVQPGDALWVSARAPEVAKEERIPPSVDGRCGDGSRGEGTTKNAAVTNGAGASGSGRDRPAGDAAPADLAVKELVRFLESDFAVSDDQIQHQIDNLLQDSALTAGQVFSSMADGLIVTDAQDVVTVFNPAAERIMGLRAGDVLGRKAVDAIPGSRMHIVSGTGQPELGRRQVIGGAVILTNRTPIVDDGQIKGAVAVFEDISALEKVTHELQDVKELKERLQLILESVQDGICVVDREGRVSYVNPAYARIVNGRRDDLIGQDVRVISPKGARRQALDTGRPVLGHVAQKTGEMTVVADAYPIIVDGAVTGVVSIVKTLTDAQSLAEKLNRMAARAEYLEAELRRTKKSAGAFARFIGQSGKVRDALAMAEKAAEGPSTVLIRGESGTGKELVAEGIHESGPRAKGPYIRVNCAAIPETLLESELFGHEKGAFTGAIKRKLGKFELAHRGTLFLDEIGEMDKGMQAKLLRVLQQKEVSRVGGEETFKVDVKIIAATNQDLEKLVAEGRFREDLYYRLNVIPILLPPLRERREDIPLLVEHFLEAAGREQGKAILGLGSDALAALMTYAWPGNVRELANLIERVVTLSDGPWITRADLPTYLQERGGEEEPTATSVSTVESALPLHSGALTGEAVTVAKGKVTDGEAEGEAIHAPLLTWEEYEQQIITLALRRHGSYNAAAKALGLTHKTVAAKARKFGIEKSGGDRWIGEKEEGMGKSING
- a CDS encoding DUF421 domain-containing protein; this encodes MEYLAVTVRIVTILGLLLVLTLLTGRRKIGELPVFDFLVVITIGSIVGADIAEPPVNHLPTVYAVILVILIQTTFSYLSMKYRPFGRLINFEPIVVIENGQFVKANLRKLRYTVDNVLMMLREEGIFDLRDVEFAIIESTGRLSVLKKSQKQPLTPRDLQIHTGYQGLSIPVITEGNVDDIALLRLGLSRDWLASQLNAQGILSEKDVFFATVNSDGSLYASKGREHLNPAHLFHQ